A region of the Pseudarthrobacter phenanthrenivorans Sphe3 genome:
TCGCCGACCGCGCCCGCCGGGTGATCGCACTGTCCGGCTTTCTCACCGACATCACCGAGTGGGGCTGGCCCGACGCACCGGCCCGCAAGCTCGTCTTCCGCGAAGACATCCCCAAGACCCCGCAGATCCTGCCGCGCTACCTACCAGTCGACGTCGACAGACGACTGCCGCGCTGACCGAGCAGCCCACCAACCAGCTCGCTGCCGCGGCGCTGCGGCTGCAGCGGGCCTGTGGGCTGCGGATCGGCGAGCTTCTCGACCTGGAGATGGACTGCGTCCATGAAGTCCCCGAGCACGGTCACTGGCTCAAGATCCCGCTCGGGAAGCTCGACACCGAACGGATGGTGCCCATCGACGCCGAGATCCTCGAGCTGAGCGACCACATCACCACGCTGCGCACACCGGGCAGGGCGCTGCCGCATCCCCGCTACCGACGGCCCGCCCAGTTCCTGTTCACCTACCTGGGCCGACGCCTGACCCAGCAGGCCGTGCGTGCCGAACTCGACCGGGCCGCGACGGTCGCCGGACTCGGGCACATCACCAGCCACCAACTGCGCCACACCTACGCCACCGCCCTGGTCAACGCCGGGGTGTCGCTGCAGGCGTTGATGGCGCTGCTGGGACACGCCTCTGCAGAGATGAGCCTGCGGTACGGGCGCCTGTTCGACGCCACCGTCCGCGCCGAGTACGAACGAGCCCTGGACCTGGCCAAGCAGCAGGCCCGGACACCCGTCCCGGGCCGGGTCGAGCTGCCCCTCGTCAACATCACCGGCGGGAAAGACTGGAAGGACACGCCGCTGCTGAAGTCCCGGCTGGCCGGCGGCTTCTGCCTACGTGCACCCGCCCAGCAAGCCTGCGCCTACGCCAACATCTGCGAGCACTGCCCCAGCTTCCACACCGACGCCAGTTCGCTGCCGATCCTGGCCG
Encoded here:
- a CDS encoding tyrosine-type recombinase/integrase; amino-acid sequence: MGLARRTGPQARLPRRHPQDPADPAALPTSRRRQTTAALTEQPTNQLAAAALRLQRACGLRIGELLDLEMDCVHEVPEHGHWLKIPLGKLDTERMVPIDAEILELSDHITTLRTPGRALPHPRYRRPAQFLFTYLGRRLTQQAVRAELDRAATVAGLGHITSHQLRHTYATALVNAGVSLQALMALLGHASAEMSLRYGRLFDATVRAEYERALDLAKQQARTPVPGRVELPLVNITGGKDWKDTPLLKSRLAGGFCLRAPAQQACAYANICEHCPSFHTDASSLPILAAQRVDAQALARDAEQRGWITEAERHQRLVDRLDHLIEHTHRDGQEQTG